AAAGGTATTGCCAAGAACTTTTTGGCAAGCAGATGTGAGGGAACTATGAATGAAGCTCAGCTTGGCCTAGTAGTCTTCATATCCAAATAGAAGAGCTTTAAAAGACTCCTTCTTGAGTCCCTGGCTAGCTTACCAGAGCCTGGATCCTAATGTGTTGGCGCGCATTACAAGTCTACTCCTTCATCGATATACTCTTGAATATGAGAAACATCCTTTTAAACCCTGACACTGTGTGGTCCACAAACATGCAGCATCTTTTGCCTAAGAGCTTGATGGAAATGCAGGCCCTCAAGCGTCTTCCCAGACCAACCGATGTGCAGGCCAAAGTCTAAGAACTGCTCTATCAACATAGAGGttattttgaatgagaatgagatAGATGcgagagaacaggaagtaggaaGTGATTTCTcctgaagttctttattgttaatTGCTACAGTGTCCCAGTGCCACCCCATACCTTTCTGAAGAGCTTTATATCCCTGTGAATGCCTTTGTCTCTAGAGTTATGAGCAAAATGGTAGGGTGTGCTTTGCAAAATGTCATCATTGATGTTGAATTTCAGGGTCTTTAATTAAGGGGCTGAAATCTGTATATTGAGATTTGTAAATCATCTAAATTGTAGAGTAATGCTTGCAAATGGCGCTTAAGGGATTGACATTAAAGCTCGTTTTCTTAGTTAAGAAATGCAGTAATTTCCTCAACTCCTCAGTCATTAGCCCTCTACTAACTATAGTGCTGACTTTCCCCCCTTAAAGTCTGTGAATTCCAGAGAAGCGTTTCACTATTTCCTCTACTATTATAGGTACCTAGAAGCTATGCTCATATATTGGATTAAAAGCATAGAAATTGCAAAGTTAATGTGGCCatatagaaaagggaaaaagagactccgttttttttttctttaaatagtgTTAAGCAGTAAACCCAGGGTCATGGACAGAGGGCAGACACTGTATCTCTAACGtctgacatttttaatttctggttGCAAATTTGTATGTAGTTGAACTTAAGCCATGCATTGAAGTTTGAAATGCTTATAAGGAATTAAGTTACTAAATTCTTACCAAatgcttttccattttctctccacgTTGATCAAATCAGAAGCCGTCGAGGAACTTCCAGAAATGAGTGGGAAAACGTCCCGACGCTTCTTCTTCAATTTAAGTTCTGTCCCTACTGATGAGTTTCTCACATCTGCGGAGCTCCAGATTTTTCGGGAACAAATGCAGGAAACTTTGGGAAACAGTAGTTTCCAGCACCgaattaatatttatgaaattataaagcCTGCCACAGCCAGCTCAAAATTTCCTGTGACCAGACTCTTGGACACCAGGTTAGTGACTCAGAACGCAAGTCAGTGGGAGAGCTTCGATGTCACCCCGGCTGTGATGCGATGGACAGCACAGGGACAAACCAACCATGGCTTTGTGGTGGAAGTGGCCCACTTAGAGGAGAAGCCAGGTGTCTCCAAGAGACATGTGAGGATTAGCAGGTCTTTGCACCAAGACGAACACAGCTGGTCTCAGGTAAGACCACTGCTAGTGACTTTTGGCCACGACGGAAAAGGACATCCACTCCACAAACGAGAAAAGCGTCAAGCCAAACACAAACAGCGGAAGCGTCTTAAGTCCAGCTGCAAAAGGCACCCTTTGTACGTGGACTTCAGTGATGTGGGGTGGAATGACTGGATCGTGGCCCCTCCGGGCTATCATGCCTTTTACTGCCATGGGGAATGTCCTTTTCCCCTGGCTGATCACCTGAACTCCACCAACCATGCCATAGTGCAGACTCTGGTGAACTCTGTGAATTCCAAAATCCCTAAGGCATGCTGTGTCCCCACTGAGCTTAGCGCAATCTCCATGTTGTACCTAGACGAAAACGAAAAGGTTGTGCTAAAAAACTATCAGGACATGGTTGTGGAGGGTTGTGGGTGTCGCTTAGCAcagcaagaataaataaataaaaaataaatatatatattttagaaaaagaaaaaaacctactcACCCCTCCCCCCTAAAAAAAACCAGCTGACACTTTAATATTTCCCAATGAAGACTTTATTTATGgaatggaatgaaaaaaaaacacagctattttgaaaatatatttatatctacgAAAATAAGTtgggaaaacaaatattttaatcagAGAATTATTccttaaagatttaaaatgtatttagttgTACATTTTATATGGGTTCAACTCCAGCACATGAAGTATAATGGTCAgagttattttgtatttatttactattataaCCACTTTTTAGGAGAAAAAATagttaatttgtatttatatgtaatcAGAAGAAATATCGGGtttgtatataattttcaaaagtaaTTGTAGTTTTTCAGTTGTGTGTATTTAAGATGCGAAGTCTACATGGAAGGTTACTGAGCAAAGTGCTTGCACATTTGCTGTCTGTTTTTTGCAGCACTACTGTTAAAGTTCACAAGttcaaatccaaaaaaaaaaaaaaaaaaggataatccACTCTGCTGACTTTCAAGATTATTATATTATTCAATTCTCAGGAATGTTGCAGAGTGGTTGTCCAATCCGTGAGAACTTTCATTCTTATTAGGGGGAATATTTGGATAAGAACCAGACATTACTGATCTGATAGAAAAGCTCTTGCCGCCCTCCCTGCAGAAAGAACAAAGCAGAAGCAGTGGAAGTAATTAGGAAAACTGTGACCACATCAGGAAGTGATGATGGcctcttgttctttcttaaaCCAATGATCCCTTCCAGGGGGCTGATCTGGCCAAAgtactaaataaaatatatactatttcttctttattaacattgtagtcatatatatgtacaattgATTATCTTGTGGCCCTCATAAAGAAGTGGAAATTGACTTGTATTTTGTGTTTACCCTAGCAGCAAGCTCTTTATTCTCCAAAGCACCCAATTTTCTACAGTTGCCTGACACGCAGCAAAATTGAGCACGTGTTTCCTGCCTACACCCTGCTCTCTGTCCTatcagcttgcttttctttctaggGATATGTGTTTGAACATATTTCTCCAAATGTTAAACCTGTCTCAgataataaatatcaaaattctGGCATTTCATCCTATAAAACCTACCCCGTGAGAGCaaatggtgtgtttgtgtttaaagTGTCTGCCCGtgtttgcattttcatttctgaGGTGAATGATGTcaaggttggggggggggaggcgtGACTTAAATGGTTGGAGATTTGCAAGCAAACCCCATTTGGACCAAAGGACTTACCAATGGGTTAGTAGTTTTCATGAGCAGGGAGGAAAACATAGTGAGGAAAAGCCGGTGCCTAAATCAAAGCAAAGCGTGCAGAACTCAAGGTAAAGTTCCAGAGATGATATGCCACGCAGCAGAGGCCACAGTGCCAAAGAAATTAGAGAGTGTCTGTGATCAGCTTCTGAAGCACATCGCCAATTGGCCAGATGCCCCGACAGAGTGAAGTCAGATAAGGCTCTGGAGAGTGATCCCTCAGCCCTGGCAGAACTAGTGCTCAGGTTGCAAGTGAAACCTAGGCAGGGCTTTGTGGCTGTGTTTGCAGCCTGGGGAATCTCTAACAGTGCTCCTTCCTGGCAGTGTTTCAGGTCAGTTTCCAGAGTGTGTGTCCCTTTCATGGGTGAAACCCACTTCTCACCTCCTTTCTCGACCCGTGCCTTACAACTGACTTGGAGAGCAGTGTGCTTATGATGGGACAGGCTGTCATGATTAAATTCTTCCCAAGGATCTCCATGCAGTGACCTTGGGCACACTTACCTTTGGCAACCTTGAGGTTCTGAAGATCTAGTTTAAAATGAATACCCTGGTTAGCCTTCGAAGTGTCCTTTATCCCTTTTGCGGTTG
The DNA window shown above is from Rattus rattus isolate New Zealand chromosome 5, Rrattus_CSIRO_v1, whole genome shotgun sequence and carries:
- the Bmp2 gene encoding bone morphogenetic protein 2: MVAGTRCLLVLLLPQVLLGGAAGLIPELGRKKFAGASGRPLSRPSDDVLSEFELRLLSMFGLKQRPTPSKDVVVPPYMLDLYRRHSGQPGAPAPDHRLERAASRANTVRSFHHEEAVEELPEMSGKTSRRFFFNLSSVPTDEFLTSAELQIFREQMQETLGNSSFQHRINIYEIIKPATASSKFPVTRLLDTRLVTQNASQWESFDVTPAVMRWTAQGQTNHGFVVEVAHLEEKPGVSKRHVRISRSLHQDEHSWSQVRPLLVTFGHDGKGHPLHKREKRQAKHKQRKRLKSSCKRHPLYVDFSDVGWNDWIVAPPGYHAFYCHGECPFPLADHLNSTNHAIVQTLVNSVNSKIPKACCVPTELSAISMLYLDENEKVVLKNYQDMVVEGCGCRLAQQE